In a genomic window of Apteryx mantelli isolate bAptMan1 chromosome 2, bAptMan1.hap1, whole genome shotgun sequence:
- the GAREM1 gene encoding GRB2-associated and regulator of MAPK protein 1: protein MDPGPPPGCSLKEVKWSAVAVPLDLLVSTYRLPQIARLDSGEAVEGLRESDYLLIHSCRQWTTITAHSLEEGHYVIGPKIEIPVHYAGQFKLLEQDRDIKEPVQYFNSVEEVAKAFPERVYVMEEITFNVKVASGECNEDTEVYNITLSTGDELTLMGQAEILYAKSSKEKSRLNTIFKKIGKLNSISKLGRGKMPCLICMNHRTNESISLPFQCKGRFSTRSPLEVQMQEGEHTIRNIVEKTRLPVNVTVPSPTPRNPYDLHFIREGHRYKFVNIQTKTVVVCCVLRGNKIIPMHFPLHLTLPKFTLPDSLVKGELWHESLIQHWFNICQEQFDIDEYSRAVRDVKTDWNEDCKSPKKSRCTGHSHVPNSLSYARDELTQSFHRLSVCVYGNNLHGNSEVNLHGCRDLCNEWALFSHDALQYQDSGDSSSDYLFPEVSEESVFLPTKPELPYEELWLDQGSGKPADQPLTHSLSEKNKCDNYRGSFRSKCGAAPLPVPGTIGATTKSSDVSLPPPPVPPKSEAVREECRLLNAPPVPPRSSKLSSSTSPSILPRTVKPARQQTRSPSPTLSYYSSGLHNINVTERDNANTTESTPVSCYPCNMMKIESKEPDSMMPFGSPSAEALSCRLSWPNRFSGTAESLNRNDFLLDPSRSYSYPRQKTPGTPKRNCPAPFTFDFDGCELPAGYSPLTPAEFTNTISSCPKSASYSLECTDEKTLVVSNAKQSHSCPALPPRAPKSGEEKPALDTCPLPLKIDGAEEESKTDSPDLLEDQYLVKKGVQDTFSVSYSFSSPLHLQLAPRSCGDGSPWQPPTDLSGLSVEEVSKSLRFIGLSEDVISFFATEKIDGNLLVQLTEEILSEDFKLSKLQVKKILQFINGWRPKM, encoded by the exons GGCAGTTTAAGCTGCTGGAACAAGACCGAGATATTAAGGAGCCAGTGCAGTATTTTAACAGTGTGGAGGAGGTGGCTAAAGCATTTCCTGAACGAGTTTACGTCATGGAGGAAATAACATTCAACGTTAAG gTGGCTTCAGGTGAATGTAATGAAGACACTGAGGTTTACAACATTACGCTTAGTACTGGGGATGAGCTCACTTTAATGGGGCAAGCAGAAATCCTTTATGCAAAATCTTCTAAGGAGAAGTCACGACTCAACACCATCTTCAAGAAAATTGGGAAACTTAATTCAATTAGTAAGCTGGGCAGAGGCAAAATGCCCTGCCTCATCTGCATGAACCACAGGACCAACGAAAGCATCAGTCTCCCTTTCCAGTGTAAGGGCAGGTTTAGTACCCGCAGCCCATTGGAGGTGCAGATGCAAGAAGGTGAGCACACAATTCGCAATATAGTAGAAAAAACCAGGCTGCCTGTTAATGTAACTGTGCCAAGTCCTACACCAAGAAACCCTTATGACCTGCATTTTATCCGTGAAGGGCACAGATATAAGTTTGTCAACATTCAAACCAAGACTGTGGTGGTTTGTTGTGTGCTTCGTGGCAACAAAATTATTCCAATGCATTTTCCCTTGCACTTGACACTTCCAAAATTTACCCTACCTGACAGTCTTGTGAAGGGGGAGCTGTGGCATGAATCCCTCATCCAGCACTGGTTTAATATATGCCAGGAACAGTTTGACATAGATGAGTATTCCCGTGCTGTGCGAGATGTGAAAACTGACTGGAACGAAGATTGCAAGAGCCCGAAGAAAAGTCGATGCACTGGGCACAGCCATGTGCCGAATTCCCTGAGCTATGCCCGGGACGAGCTTACGCAGTCCTTCCATCGGCTCTCGGTGTGCGTCTATGGAAACAATTTGCATGGGAATAGTGAAGTGAATCTTCACGGTTGCAGGGACTTGTGTAATGAATGGGCCCTGTTTTCTCACGATGCTCTTCAGTACCAGGATTCTGGTGACAGTAGCAGTGATTATCTTTTTCCTGAAGTTAGTGAAGAATCAGTGTTTCTACCTACAAAACCAGAACTTCCTTATGAAGAGCTGTGGCTGGACCAAGGATCCGGAAAGCCTGCGGACCAGCCTCTTACTCACTCACTAAGTGAAAAGAACAAATGTGACAATTACAGAGGCTCTTTCCGATCAAAGTGTGGTGCTGCACCTCTTCCTGTGCCTGGGACTATTGGAGCAACAACCAAGTCTTCAGATGTTTCCCTACCTCCACCTCCAGTGCCTCCCAAATCAGAAGCA GTAAGAGAGGAATGCAGGCTCCTGAATGCTCCCCCAGTTCCACCACGGAGTTCAAAGCTGTCCTCTTCCACCAGTCCCTCCATTCTTCCTCGCACAGTCAAACCAGCACGGCAGCAGACCCGTTCGCCTAGCCCCACTCTGTCCTACTATTCTTCAGGACTGCACAACAT CAACGTCACAGAGAGGGACAACGCAAACACGACTGAGAGCACACCTGTTTCCTGCTACCCTTGTAACATGATGAAAATCGAATCCAAAGAGCCTGATAGCATGATGCCTTTTGGAAGCCCCTCAGCTGAAGCTCTGTCTTGTAGGTTATCTTGGCCAAACCGTTTTTCAGGAACTGCTGAAAGCCTGAACAGGAATGATTTCCTGCTAGATCCAAGTAGGAGCTATAGCTACCCCAGGCAAAAGACTCCAGGCACACCAAAGAGAAACTGTCCAGCACCTTTTACTTTTGACTTTGATGGGTGTGAGCTCCCTGCAGGGTACTCTCCGCTGACACCAGCAGAGTTTACTAATACCATCTCCAGCTGTCCAAAGTCAGCCAGTTACTCACTAGAATGCACTGATGAGAAAACTCTGGTGGTCAGCAATGCGAAGCAGAGTCATTCGTGTCCTGCCTTACCTCCTCGGGCGCCTAAATCAGGTGAAGAGAAACCAGCTTTAGACACGTGTCCTTTACCACTAAAAATAGATGGTGCCGAGGAGGAATCCAAAACTGATTCACCAGACCTCTTGGAAGATCAGTATCTCGTTAAAAAGGGCGTGCAGGACACTTTCTCTGTGTCTTATTCTTTCTCgtctcccctccacctccagttAGCACCAAGGTCCTGTGGGGATGGCTCTCCCTGGCAACCACCCACAGACCTTTCGGGACTCTCAGTAGAGGAAGTGTCTAAATCGCTGAGGTTTATTGGTCTATCAGAAGATGTCATATCATTTTTTGCTACAGAGAAGATTGATGGCAATTTACTGGTTCAGCTTACAGAAGAAATCCTTTCAGAAGACTTTAAGCTAAGCAAATTGCAGGTTAAGAAAATACTGCAGTTCATTAACGGCTGGCGGCCAAAAATGTGA